The Chryseobacterium aureum genome contains a region encoding:
- a CDS encoding type IV secretion system DNA-binding domain-containing protein codes for MQEQQHQIKIYGFLQKAVYAVVALDCASLFYLNAGIPVVSNLLMNFSKMSFIYPPLNAKFATLILIGLVAIGTRAKKNKDLNVGTEIVIPITVGLLMIFSSLIWQDEAGNSLRPKIFPGLNLYQVIYAVLSFLGAVILQMGADSISKYMRQKMGKDRWNVEEESFEQNTELVETDTSINIPYLFRYNGKNNEGWININPFRGTMVIGTPGSGKTFGVINPAIRQMIAKGFCLCIYDFKFPDLGQIAYYHYLLKKSKDSEYNYSFHVINLNDVEKSKRVNPFRKEYVKTLAEAQEMAEAMVSSLQKGGASAGGGSDQFFTQSAINFLSSCIYFFATHENGKYSDLPHILSFMNRSYKEIFDTLFHHEELYSLLSPFKTAYDNKAFDQLEGQVGTLKIFLSRLATKESFWVFSGDEVELKITDRKNPSIIILASDPGTQDINSALYSAVLNRTLRLVNSKHNLPGGIIADEFPTIYIHKIDNVVATARSNRVAVLLGLQELPQLRQFYKKEVADTISSIVGNILSGSARDKNTLEWLEKLFGKIKQKSFSQSISQQGTTTSINEKMDFMIPAGKIAALRTGEMAGMIARGEENDTDEYKTSAINGKINLNRRKITEEENNYVQMPVYYSFIDKVGKNRKEEVLMTNFRKINKEVELIVSELIR; via the coding sequence ATGCAAGAGCAACAGCACCAGATCAAAATTTATGGATTTCTGCAAAAGGCAGTTTATGCAGTGGTCGCATTAGATTGCGCTTCATTGTTTTACCTGAATGCCGGCATTCCTGTCGTTTCCAATTTGCTGATGAATTTCTCAAAAATGAGCTTTATATATCCCCCTTTGAATGCCAAATTTGCCACATTGATCCTGATAGGATTGGTTGCCATTGGAACAAGGGCAAAGAAAAATAAGGACTTGAATGTAGGAACTGAAATTGTTATTCCTATAACTGTAGGCCTACTCATGATTTTTTCATCACTAATTTGGCAGGATGAAGCCGGAAATAGCCTCCGTCCCAAGATTTTTCCAGGACTCAACCTTTACCAGGTTATTTATGCAGTTCTTTCATTTTTAGGAGCAGTAATTCTGCAAATGGGTGCAGATTCGATTTCGAAGTATATGCGTCAAAAAATGGGAAAAGACCGTTGGAATGTAGAGGAAGAAAGCTTTGAACAGAATACGGAATTGGTTGAAACAGATACCAGTATCAATATCCCATATCTGTTCCGGTACAACGGAAAAAACAATGAAGGTTGGATCAATATCAATCCGTTTCGCGGTACCATGGTTATTGGAACTCCGGGCAGTGGAAAAACATTCGGTGTTATAAACCCAGCCATTCGTCAAATGATTGCCAAAGGATTTTGCCTCTGTATTTATGATTTTAAATTCCCTGATTTAGGCCAGATTGCCTACTATCATTACCTTTTGAAAAAGAGTAAAGATTCGGAATATAATTATAGCTTTCATGTGATCAATCTCAATGATGTTGAAAAATCAAAGAGAGTTAATCCATTTCGGAAAGAATATGTGAAAACATTGGCAGAGGCCCAGGAGATGGCTGAAGCAATGGTATCATCACTTCAAAAAGGCGGGGCCAGTGCCGGAGGAGGTTCAGACCAGTTTTTTACTCAATCAGCGATTAATTTTCTGTCATCCTGCATCTACTTCTTTGCTACTCATGAAAATGGGAAATATTCTGATTTACCTCATATCCTTTCATTTATGAACAGGAGTTATAAAGAAATTTTTGATACCCTTTTTCATCACGAGGAATTGTATTCTCTGTTATCACCTTTTAAAACTGCTTATGATAACAAGGCATTTGATCAGCTGGAGGGGCAGGTGGGTACGCTCAAGATTTTCCTTTCCCGACTGGCAACCAAAGAAAGCTTTTGGGTATTTTCGGGTGATGAAGTTGAGTTGAAAATTACTGACCGAAAAAATCCGTCCATTATAATTCTCGCTTCCGACCCTGGAACACAGGATATTAATTCAGCACTATATTCCGCAGTGCTGAACAGAACCTTACGTTTAGTCAATTCCAAGCATAATCTGCCGGGAGGAATTATTGCTGATGAGTTTCCAACCATATATATCCATAAGATCGATAATGTTGTAGCAACTGCAAGAAGTAACAGGGTTGCTGTTTTACTCGGTCTTCAGGAACTCCCACAGCTTCGTCAGTTTTACAAAAAGGAAGTCGCGGATACAATTTCTTCTATTGTGGGAAATATTCTTTCCGGCTCCGCGCGCGATAAAAATACACTGGAATGGCTTGAAAAGCTATTTGGAAAAATCAAGCAAAAATCGTTCTCCCAATCCATATCACAGCAGGGAACAACAACAAGCATCAATGAAAAGATGGATTTTATGATTCCTGCAGGAAAAATTGCGGCCTTAAGAACCGGAGAAATGGCTGGAATGATCGCGCGGGGCGAAGAAAATGATACTGATGAATATAAAACATCAGCCATCAACGGGAAAATTAATCTCAACAGAAGAAAGATCACAGAAGAGGAAAACAATTATGTTCAAATGCCGGTTTATTATTCTTTTATAGACAAAGTGGGGAAAAACCGCAAGGAAGAAGTTCTGATGACCAATTTCCGAAAAATCAATAAGGAAGTAGAACTCATTGTCAGTGAACTTATCAGATAA
- the traN gene encoding conjugative transposon protein TraN, translated as MKGIVFTLLLLTAQFITAQTAAKEQIISELPELEITEGINLHIISPEPIQYVDLSTQKLTGDLPAGNIARVKITDFSDKDLKEKERAPGVFLSGDQIGVITVVGQSFIAQYKAIYRDRDNLNTITNIHIQPEEMQPIEFDKTAFSNLELRKFAMNIIQKNTEKKPIREERSLGLSVQLNNVYVISDYIFLDMTFKNKSNLSYDIEALKFSIEDKKIHKATNNQSIEMASIYQLNPQKHFRKNFRNIYVFKKFTYPNSKVMMIRLIEEQLSGRTIEMKVNYSDILKADTF; from the coding sequence ATGAAAGGAATTGTATTCACCCTGCTGTTATTGACAGCCCAATTTATAACGGCACAAACCGCTGCTAAAGAACAGATCATTTCCGAGTTACCTGAATTGGAGATCACGGAAGGGATTAATCTTCATATTATTTCACCCGAACCTATCCAGTACGTGGATTTATCTACTCAAAAGCTGACCGGAGATTTACCAGCCGGTAATATTGCCAGGGTCAAAATTACTGACTTTTCGGATAAAGATCTAAAAGAAAAAGAGAGAGCCCCCGGTGTTTTTTTGAGTGGAGATCAGATTGGAGTTATAACCGTTGTCGGACAATCATTTATTGCGCAATATAAGGCAATTTACAGAGATCGGGATAATCTCAATACCATAACCAATATTCATATACAACCTGAGGAAATGCAACCCATAGAGTTTGATAAAACTGCATTCTCCAATCTTGAGCTGAGAAAATTTGCTATGAATATCATTCAAAAAAATACAGAAAAAAAGCCAATCCGCGAAGAGCGAAGCCTGGGACTTAGCGTTCAGCTCAATAATGTATATGTTATCAGTGATTATATATTTTTAGATATGACTTTTAAGAATAAATCAAATCTTAGCTATGATATTGAAGCGCTTAAGTTTTCCATAGAGGATAAAAAAATCCATAAAGCCACCAATAATCAAAGCATTGAGATGGCTTCCATTTATCAGCTGAATCCCCAGAAGCACTTCCGGAAGAATTTCAGAAACATTTATGTGTTCAAAAAGTTCACCTATCCCAACTCTAAAGTAATGATGATCCGGCTGATTGAAGAGCAGCTCTCAGGGAGGACCATTGAAATGAAAGTCAACTATTCTGACATTCTTAAAGCTGATACATTTTAA
- the traM gene encoding conjugative transposon protein TraM, with protein sequence MKKIDFKQKKYVMPLLALPFLLLFTYVGTQFVKDDKVEEKPKELSLSLGESQDSIMTKSDAYDAFFKKEDNRTMLEGLNKEEDSLLNYGDQLSLAEKRKIDSLKAVGGRQNRYTGKGNPSSYYNPNEQNENRDYKRSSDIIRMLNDKSYGRPESHYSDESPRSAAPNTQQDPVKYLKQQMLVMDSLEKSRDPEYQSKLAAEEQLKANKVKLDEFLHSTFNVSKSGINSDFNAFYKESENSFIKAVIDENNKGLLGSRIRFRLLENIFVGGRKLDKGSVLYGQISGFSMQRVNLSIVSVYTKGEIFPVNLSIYDLDGMKGLYVPQSVFRDMLSEMGSNSVQGTQMDMGGQGFFTSIGSKLFTSTSKSIANLIKTNKAKLKYNSYVLLVDEKQLKNAQNQQKK encoded by the coding sequence ATTAAAAAAATAGATTTCAAACAAAAGAAATACGTCATGCCTCTTTTAGCATTACCTTTTTTGCTGCTCTTCACTTATGTAGGGACTCAGTTTGTAAAAGATGATAAGGTAGAAGAAAAACCCAAAGAACTTTCTCTTTCACTGGGTGAATCCCAGGATTCGATTATGACTAAAAGTGATGCTTATGATGCCTTTTTCAAAAAAGAGGATAACAGAACCATGCTTGAGGGCCTCAATAAAGAAGAAGACAGCTTATTGAATTACGGAGATCAGCTGTCACTGGCCGAGAAAAGAAAAATTGATTCATTGAAAGCAGTAGGAGGAAGACAAAACAGGTACACAGGAAAAGGAAATCCGTCATCATATTATAATCCCAATGAGCAAAACGAGAACAGGGACTATAAAAGGTCTTCTGACATTATCAGGATGCTGAATGATAAATCCTATGGCAGGCCTGAAAGCCACTATTCAGATGAGTCTCCCAGATCCGCTGCTCCAAACACACAGCAGGATCCTGTAAAATATCTGAAGCAGCAAATGCTGGTGATGGATTCTTTAGAAAAATCCAGAGATCCTGAGTATCAAAGCAAGCTGGCAGCAGAAGAGCAGCTCAAAGCCAATAAAGTAAAGCTGGATGAGTTTCTCCATTCCACTTTTAATGTCAGTAAATCCGGTATTAACAGTGATTTCAATGCTTTTTACAAGGAGAGTGAAAATAGCTTTATCAAGGCTGTGATCGATGAAAATAATAAGGGACTGCTGGGAAGCAGAATCCGGTTCCGTCTGCTGGAAAACATCTTTGTAGGGGGACGAAAACTCGATAAAGGATCAGTATTGTATGGTCAGATTTCTGGCTTTTCAATGCAAAGGGTTAATCTCAGTATTGTTTCAGTATATACCAAAGGTGAAATTTTTCCGGTCAATCTCTCTATTTACGATCTTGACGGAATGAAAGGTTTATATGTTCCCCAAAGTGTATTCAGGGATATGTTAAGTGAAATGGGAAGTAATTCCGTGCAGGGCACCCAGATGGATATGGGCGGTCAGGGCTTTTTCACCAGCATCGGCTCCAAACTGTTTACCTCTACGTCAAAATCGATTGCCAACCTGATTAAAACCAACAAAGCCAAACTAAAGTACAATTCCTATGTACTGCTGGTTGACGAAAAACAATTAAAAAATGCACAAAATCAACAGAAAAAATAA
- the traK gene encoding conjugative transposon protein TraK, translated as MLIKNIEQRIKVNKTVSLSAIAFAVLIVICGFFFAYKMIEDSRKSIYILDNGVPVLAKQTDVLLNRPVEYKAQIELFHRLFFTLAPDDSYIKDNVQKSLYLIDDSGKKEYTNLREKGFYNQIVASSSMVSIHADSIKIDMELKKFAFFGKQMITRKSSVITRKLNTSGFFEDIIRSPNNPHGVLLKNWRIIDNEEISTQNKNSY; from the coding sequence ATGCTTATTAAAAATATCGAACAAAGGATAAAAGTGAATAAAACTGTTTCACTCTCAGCTATTGCTTTTGCTGTGCTGATCGTTATCTGTGGTTTTTTCTTTGCTTATAAAATGATTGAAGATTCCCGTAAATCCATTTACATTCTGGATAATGGGGTTCCGGTCCTTGCCAAACAGACCGATGTGCTTTTGAACCGTCCGGTTGAATACAAAGCTCAGATTGAGCTCTTTCACAGGCTGTTTTTTACCCTTGCGCCGGATGATTCGTACATTAAGGATAATGTTCAGAAATCGCTCTATCTCATTGATGACAGCGGAAAAAAAGAATACACCAACTTAAGAGAGAAAGGTTTTTACAACCAGATCGTTGCCTCCAGTTCTATGGTGAGTATTCATGCCGATTCGATTAAGATCGATATGGAACTAAAGAAATTTGCTTTTTTCGGCAAACAGATGATTACCCGAAAATCATCGGTCATTACCCGAAAACTTAATACCTCAGGTTTTTTTGAAGATATCATCCGCAGTCCCAACAATCCCCATGGTGTGCTTCTTAAAAACTGGCGAATTATTGATAACGAAGAAATTTCAACCCAAAACAAAAACTCATATTAA
- a CDS encoding TraG family conjugative transposon ATPase — MKTKKQAFHIPFIGYDYGENSGWDFDVLFGQFGNPIIGIRIKNSVEQYSADPDNYLHFHTVLNQVVSIIGEGRVVQKLDIFTKKRYSAEKSSQFLQQKYSEHFDGRLFKTIETVLIFTDIIDDKLKKKNKHYGYSEKSYKELRDKCQKVFMLLRQSDCEPQFLLEKDFEYYISGVLSMQFSNLPSFNNIKSTHEYLQIGNRYVKNISYVDVENIDLPSEIEPYSILGGNGAAAETAVDNFTFINELEDYETIIYNQVISIPLQAQQQRELDKKKKKHEGAANNSPSNAIIAEEIGTLLHNIAVDGQLVVNAHFSILFSAHTLEKMENIQSMIENKLFTKGIIVSKNAYNQMELFRAAIPGNGTELRDYDLFMTTSEAALCFFFKESYPLSEESNFYLRFTDRQGVPLKVDPADLPMKTGRINNRNKFVLGPSGSGKSFLMNNIVEQYLTYNYDVVIVDTGDSYSGTCQYKGGRYIQYTEEKPITMNPFLMDKKEFNIEKIEFLTNLIFLIWQGPDASMSSAQKSILDNVLMSYYHQYFNSGTLWYQDKDSEELILYLGKYNIHIEDIAAGLNNDSETQHNYYDILGISFDARPEEIKEAFRNLAIEYHPDKNVNNPDYDSEKFYKIYEAYETLNNEERRKAYDDSQLLLIKANEVSRKPETAEDWNESIRKAIVKKINELEEKLAVNELSFNGFYDYCEKFLPLYLNNKKYKIRETEFNLRTFLFVLRDFYKGGRYGTTLNESADNTLFDESFIVFEIDNVKDNPKLFPIVTLIIMDTFIQKMRLRKDRRKALIIEEAWKAIASKLMGGYILYLYKTVRKFWGEAVVVTQELDDIIGNAVVKDSIINNSDTFILLDQTKFKDNFDKIASLLSLNKVEQNKIFTINNLNNKFGRSRFKEFYLKRGSKGEVYGNEVSLEQYLTYTTEKPEKSALEYYVKEYGDFDKALEIFTDQVKSFEDDMGSMVSLINLYQKPLDQLAFEFYHEFKYRHRGKNIIKNLQTELETSNQSLAQYIQTA; from the coding sequence ATGAAAACAAAAAAACAGGCATTCCATATACCCTTTATCGGATATGATTATGGAGAAAATTCCGGTTGGGATTTTGATGTCCTTTTCGGGCAATTCGGTAATCCTATTATTGGTATACGAATCAAAAACAGTGTTGAGCAATATTCCGCAGATCCGGATAACTACCTGCATTTTCATACGGTTTTAAACCAGGTAGTATCTATTATAGGAGAAGGAAGAGTTGTTCAGAAACTCGATATTTTCACAAAAAAAAGGTATTCAGCTGAAAAATCAAGTCAATTTTTGCAGCAGAAGTATTCTGAACATTTTGATGGTAGACTTTTTAAGACAATTGAAACAGTACTAATTTTCACTGATATCATTGATGACAAACTTAAAAAGAAAAACAAACATTACGGGTATTCTGAAAAGAGCTATAAAGAACTTCGCGACAAATGTCAAAAAGTTTTTATGCTCCTCAGGCAGAGCGATTGTGAACCCCAATTTCTATTGGAGAAAGATTTTGAATATTATATATCAGGGGTTTTGTCGATGCAGTTTTCTAATCTGCCTTCCTTTAATAATATTAAAAGCACCCATGAGTACTTACAAATAGGAAACCGCTACGTTAAAAATATCTCATATGTAGATGTTGAAAATATTGATCTGCCTTCTGAAATAGAACCGTATTCAATATTAGGAGGTAATGGTGCCGCTGCAGAAACAGCGGTGGATAACTTCACTTTCATTAATGAATTAGAAGATTATGAAACCATCATCTATAACCAGGTGATAAGCATTCCACTACAGGCACAACAGCAGAGGGAGCTTGACAAAAAGAAGAAAAAGCATGAGGGAGCCGCCAACAACTCACCGTCCAATGCCATTATCGCTGAGGAAATCGGAACCTTACTGCATAATATTGCCGTTGACGGACAATTAGTGGTGAATGCGCATTTTTCAATTCTGTTTTCGGCGCATACGCTGGAAAAAATGGAGAACATACAATCTATGATTGAAAATAAGCTTTTCACCAAAGGAATCATTGTTTCCAAAAATGCCTATAACCAGATGGAACTTTTTCGTGCAGCAATTCCGGGAAACGGCACTGAACTAAGGGACTATGATCTGTTCATGACAACAAGCGAAGCCGCCTTGTGTTTTTTTTTTAAAGAAAGTTACCCCTTGAGCGAAGAGTCCAACTTCTATCTAAGATTTACGGACCGGCAAGGGGTTCCTTTAAAAGTAGACCCTGCAGATTTACCAATGAAAACAGGAAGAATTAATAATAGAAATAAATTCGTTCTGGGGCCCTCAGGTTCAGGAAAGTCGTTCCTGATGAACAACATCGTTGAGCAGTATCTTACCTATAACTACGACGTGGTTATTGTCGATACCGGAGATTCTTACTCAGGAACCTGCCAATATAAAGGTGGAAGATACATCCAGTATACCGAAGAGAAACCCATTACGATGAATCCTTTCCTGATGGATAAGAAAGAGTTCAATATAGAAAAAATAGAATTTTTGACCAATTTGATTTTCCTTATCTGGCAAGGGCCTGATGCTTCGATGTCCTCTGCACAAAAGTCCATTTTGGACAATGTACTAATGTCCTATTATCACCAGTACTTCAATTCAGGAACTCTTTGGTACCAAGATAAAGATTCTGAAGAGCTGATCCTTTATCTTGGTAAATACAATATTCATATAGAAGATATTGCTGCGGGGCTTAATAATGACTCAGAAACCCAGCATAACTATTACGATATTTTGGGAATTTCATTTGATGCCAGGCCAGAAGAGATTAAGGAGGCATTTAGAAATCTTGCTATCGAATATCATCCTGACAAAAATGTTAATAACCCCGATTATGACAGCGAAAAGTTTTACAAGATCTATGAAGCTTATGAAACTCTGAATAACGAAGAAAGAAGGAAAGCTTATGATGACTCACAGCTATTATTGATTAAAGCAAATGAAGTATCCAGAAAGCCTGAGACAGCCGAAGATTGGAATGAATCGATAAGAAAAGCGATTGTCAAGAAAATTAATGAGCTGGAAGAAAAGCTGGCCGTAAATGAACTTTCCTTTAATGGCTTTTATGATTATTGCGAGAAGTTCCTACCATTATACCTGAATAATAAAAAATATAAAATCAGGGAAACTGAGTTTAACCTTAGGACATTTTTGTTTGTTTTAAGAGATTTTTACAAGGGCGGAAGGTACGGAACTACCCTAAACGAAAGTGCTGACAATACACTTTTTGACGAATCGTTTATTGTTTTTGAGATTGATAACGTTAAAGATAATCCAAAGCTTTTTCCTATTGTGACATTGATCATTATGGATACGTTCATTCAGAAGATGCGACTGAGAAAAGACCGCAGGAAAGCCCTGATTATTGAAGAAGCGTGGAAGGCAATTGCCAGTAAACTGATGGGAGGATATATCCTTTATCTGTACAAGACGGTGCGTAAATTCTGGGGTGAAGCAGTGGTAGTCACCCAGGAGCTGGATGATATTATTGGGAATGCTGTGGTGAAGGACAGTATTATCAACAATTCTGATACTTTTATTTTGCTTGACCAGACCAAATTCAAGGACAATTTCGATAAGATCGCCTCACTTCTTTCCCTCAATAAAGTGGAACAGAATAAAATCTTTACGATTAATAATCTTAACAATAAATTCGGACGAAGCCGGTTCAAGGAATTCTATCTTAAGCGTGGATCGAAGGGAGAAGTCTATGGAAATGAAGTTTCTCTTGAACAGTATTTAACCTACACGACAGAAAAGCCGGAAAAATCTGCTCTTGAATACTATGTAAAAGAGTATGGAGACTTTGATAAAGCCCTGGAAATTTTTACGGATCAGGTAAAAAGTTTTGAAGATGACATGGGAAGTATGGTATCCCTTATTAACCTCTATCAAAAACCTTTAGACCAGTTAGCTTTTGAATTTTATCATGAATTTAAATACAGGCACAGGGGCAAAAACATCATTAAAAATCTTCAGACCGAGCTTGAAACAAGCAACCAATCTTTAGCACAATATATACAGACTGCTTAA
- a CDS encoding DUF4133 domain-containing protein: protein MGFYLYKGLKKPLVFFGLKGKYIFYAVGVIGGGVIAALILSKFGLLGSLLGLVVTGAGVYLIFKRQDKHGLYDKTKNFDEIFIFPKKLSNKRLLKHFESENSPLSNK, encoded by the coding sequence ATGGGATTTTATCTCTACAAGGGGCTGAAAAAGCCCCTTGTGTTCTTTGGGCTTAAGGGCAAATATATTTTTTATGCAGTAGGCGTAATAGGAGGCGGTGTTATTGCGGCGCTGATATTATCCAAATTTGGATTGCTCGGCTCTTTACTGGGGCTCGTTGTCACAGGAGCAGGTGTTTACCTGATTTTTAAAAGGCAGGATAAACATGGCCTCTATGACAAAACTAAGAATTTCGATGAGATATTCATCTTTCCCAAAAAACTTAGCAATAAAAGACTTTTGAAACATTTCGAATCCGAAAATTCCCCCTTGTCCAATAAATAA
- a CDS encoding DUF4134 domain-containing protein, which yields MNNKFQRREAGKKLLTLCMLLLAVTPVFAQGGATAISNAASDIKEYWDPIKLILKAVGGLVGFIGGLRVYNKWTNGDQDVNKEILGYGGAMIFLIVVPEFVTAFFA from the coding sequence ATGAACAACAAATTTCAACGCCGTGAGGCAGGGAAAAAACTATTGACGCTTTGTATGCTTCTTCTTGCCGTCACTCCGGTTTTTGCTCAGGGAGGAGCCACCGCCATTTCAAATGCTGCAAGTGATATTAAGGAATACTGGGACCCCATTAAACTTATATTAAAGGCCGTTGGCGGTCTGGTCGGCTTTATTGGAGGTCTAAGAGTCTATAATAAATGGACCAATGGTGACCAGGATGTCAACAAAGAAATCCTTGGTTACGGAGGAGCGATGATCTTTTTGATCGTAGTACCTGAATTCGTAACTGCATTCTTTGCCTAA
- a CDS encoding ParA family protein, with the protein MIITFGTQKGGVGKTTLAIAFANYISGVSKRKIRVFDFDYQKSFYKKWKEDELSDLPKLYEVEIAGEQGQLFSDFEHLIDLKQSNDIHIFDLAGTLDEKYSDLLIYSDLIIIPFEYSNVSVKSTLVFKNILGMLESEAERVFIRSRYDKGYGYLNQREMDAEISKYGMLVESPVFKRNSLQTIDTRQLTYNQKDAVQKPFNEIIEYIKTALKITL; encoded by the coding sequence ATGATCATCACATTCGGTACACAAAAAGGGGGAGTTGGAAAGACCACTCTCGCTATAGCTTTTGCCAATTACATTTCAGGGGTGTCGAAAAGGAAGATCAGGGTTTTTGATTTTGATTACCAAAAGTCTTTTTACAAAAAGTGGAAAGAAGATGAATTATCGGATTTGCCCAAGCTCTATGAGGTGGAAATTGCCGGAGAACAAGGTCAGCTTTTTTCAGATTTTGAACATCTGATTGATCTGAAGCAAAGTAATGATATCCATATTTTTGATTTGGCCGGAACACTCGATGAAAAGTACAGTGACCTTCTTATTTACAGTGATCTAATCATTATTCCATTCGAATACTCAAATGTCTCTGTAAAATCTACACTGGTTTTCAAAAATATTCTGGGAATGCTTGAAAGTGAGGCAGAGCGGGTGTTTATCCGGTCCAGATATGATAAAGGATATGGCTATCTCAATCAGAGGGAAATGGATGCAGAGATTTCAAAGTATGGAATGCTGGTTGAGAGTCCTGTATTCAAAAGAAACAGCCTGCAGACTATTGATACCAGGCAATTGACCTACAATCAGAAAGACGCGGTGCAGAAGCCTTTCAATGAAATTATAGAATATATTAAAACAGCACTAAAAATCACTCTGTGA